One window of Nostoc sp. C052 genomic DNA carries:
- a CDS encoding type II toxin-antitoxin system Phd/YefM family antitoxin, translating into MVSTTYTYTQAREKLSELCQKVTSERDFVIITRRNAESVASIPLDELSSI; encoded by the coding sequence ATGGTTTCTACTACTTATACTTACACACAAGCACGAGAAAAGCTGTCTGAACTGTGCCAGAAAGTTACTTCAGAACGCGATTTTGTAATCATTACACGTCGTAATGCTGAAAGTGTAGCTTCAATACCTCTTGATGAACTTTCTAGTATTTGA